A stretch of Gossypium hirsutum isolate 1008001.06 chromosome A06, Gossypium_hirsutum_v2.1, whole genome shotgun sequence DNA encodes these proteins:
- the LOC121230619 gene encoding uncharacterized protein, giving the protein MSGAQGALPKESKTATIYESIQGGENKSKTELRSKEDEGGIQVDRLEDKVKDPTGKGGPIFGSPSPNNDDNQDLGIIGTA; this is encoded by the coding sequence ATGTCAGGGGCACAAGGAGCATTGCCCAAGGAGTCGAAGACGGCAACGATATATGAATCAATACAAGGAGGAGAGAATAAGAGCAAAACGGAGCTGAGGTCCAAGGAGGATGAGGGTGGCATTCAGGTTGATAGGCTGGAGGACAAGGTGAAAGATCCTACTGGCAAAGGTGGCCCTATCTTTGGCTCTCCCTCTCCCAACAACGATGACAACCAAGACTTGGGCATTATTGGCACAGCCTAG
- the LOC107901559 gene encoding indole-3-pyruvate monooxygenase YUCCA6 yields the protein MDSLREIEGKQAHDPIFIEKMNKSCSRSSRCVYVPGPLIVGAGPSGLAAAACLKAKGVPSVILERSNCIASLWQFKTYDRLHLHLPKQFCELPLMGFPTDFLTYPTKQQFVDYLESYAKKFDIRPRFNETVSRAEYDPTVGFWRVRSVRSKGKETEYVCRWLVVATGENAEEVVPEIEGMGEFGGDIRHTSSYKSGEEFRGKRVLVVGCGNSGMEVCLDLYNHNAKPSVVVRDTVHILPREMLGRSTFGLSMWLLKWLPMRLVDRFLLIVSWLMLGDTARFGLDRPRLGPLQLKNLSGKTPVLDVGTLAKIKSGDIKVCPSIKCLKGHVVDFVNGKTENFDAIIFATGYKSNVPYWLKERKMFSEKDGYPRRPFPNGWKGESGLYAVGFTKRGLLGTSMDAKRIAEDIEWCWKREAKHHFCTHHNHHHHHHHHG from the exons ATGGACAGCTTGAGAGAAATAGAAGGAAAACAAGCTCATGATCCTATATTCATTGAGAAGATGAATAAATCGTGTTCTCGGTCGTCGCGTTGCGTATACGTTCCGGGGCCACTCATCGTAGGAGCAGGGCCGTCGGGTCTGGCGGCGGCGGCTTGTTTGAAAGCCAAAGGTGTACCCAGTGTAATCCTAGAGAGATCCAATTGCATAGCATCGTTGTGGCAATTCAAGACCTACGATCGCCTACACCTTCACTTGCCGAAGCAGTTTTGTGAGCTTCCACTCATGGGGTTCCCTACCGACTTCCTTACGTACCCAACCAAACAACAATTCGTCGACTACCTCGAATCCTATGCCAAGAAGTTCGATATCAGGCCACGGTTCAACGAGACGGTTTCGCGAGCCGAGTACGACCCGACGGTCGGTTTTTGGCGCGTAAGAAGCGTGAGGTCGAAGGGAAAAGAGACGGAATACGTTTGCCGGTGGCTGGTGGTTGCGACGGGGGAGAATGCTGAGGAGGTGGTGCCGGAGATAGAAGGAATGGGTGAGTTCGGTGGGGATATAAGGCATACGAGTTCATATAAAAGTGGAGAAGAGTTTAGAGGGAAAAGGGTTTTGGTGGTGGGGTGTGGGAATTCAGGCATGGAGGTCTGTTTGGATCTCTACAATCACAATGCTAAGCCTTCAGTTGTGGTCAGAGATACa GTACACATCCTCCCTCGAGAGATGCTGGGGAGATCGACTTTCGGGTTGTCCATGTGGCTGCTCAAGTGGTTGCCCATGCGGCTTGTCGACCGGTTCTTGCTGATCGTATCGTGGTTGATGCTCGGTGACACGGCTCGTTTCGGGTTGGACCGGCCTCGGTTGGGTCCCCTCCAACTCAAGAATCTGTCTGGAAAGACACCCGTCTTAGATGTTGGCACGCTTGCCAAAATCAAAAGTGGAGACATTAAG GTATGTCCAAGCATCAAGTGCCTAAAAGGACATGTTGTGGACTTTGTCAATGGCAAAACTGAAAACTTTGATGCAATCATCTTTGCAACTGGTTATAAAAGCAATGTACCCTATTGGCTAAAG GAAAGGAAGATGTTCTCAGAGAAAGATGGGTACCCTAGAAGGCCATTCCCTAATGGGTGGAAAGGTGAGAGTGGGCTATACGCCGTGGGGTTCACTAAACGTGGTTTGCTAGGTACATCAATGGATGCTAAGAGGATAGCTGAAGACATTGAATGGTGTTGGAAACGAGAAGCAAAGCATCACTTTTGTACTCatcataatcatcatcatcatcatcatcaccatggttga